The Populus trichocarpa isolate Nisqually-1 chromosome 11, P.trichocarpa_v4.1, whole genome shotgun sequence genome has a segment encoding these proteins:
- the LOC7483638 gene encoding BTB/POZ domain-containing protein At1g30440, with product MACMKLGSKSDAFQRQGQAWFCTTGLPSDIVVEVEEMSFHLHKFPLLSRSGVMERLIAEVSEEDKKCVICLPKIPGGAKTFELVAKFCYGVKLELTASNVVYLRYASEQLEMTEEYGEGNLSTQTETFLNQVVLRNWKDSLKALQTCDDISCAEEHHVTKRCIESLTTKACTDPNLFGWPMMEHGPMQSPGGSVMWNGISTGARPKHSSSDWWYEDVSTLSLPLYKRLISTMESHGIRLEILAGSIALYAKKYLPGLNRHQGANESTSRLMPVTLGAPPEEQKVLLEEIDELLPVQKGLVPTKFLFGLLRTAMILKANPSCLANLEKRIGMQLDEATLEDLLMPNFSHSMETLYNFDCVQRILEHFLAMDQITGGSSPCSVDDRQLIGSPSLTPITTVAKLIDGYLVEVAPDVNLKLPKFQALAAAVPEYARPLDDGLYRAIDIYLKSHPWLAESDREQLCRLIDCQKLSLEACTHAAQNERLPLRIIVQVLFFEQLQLRTSIAGCFLVSDNLDGSRQLRSGLAGSTECGWTTAVRENQVLKVGMDNMRMRVSELEKECSSMRHEIEKLSGTKGSSTWGNVSKKLGFKMKSQMCTAQEGSVSNQNNVSAKIDKAKDRHAKHKKNSSSDGFAL from the exons ATGGCTTGCATGAAACTGGGATCCAAAAGTGATGCCTTTCAGAGACAAGGGCAAGCCTG GTTCTGCACAACTGGGCTTCCCAGTGATATTGTTGTTGAAGTTGAGGAGATGTCCTTCCATCTTCACAAG TTTCCTTTGCTCTCTAGAAGTGGAGTTATGGAAAGGTTGATTGCAGAAGTGtcagaagaagataaaaaatgtGTCATATGTCTCCCTAAAATTCCTGGTGGTGCCAAAACATTTGAGCTCGTGGCCAAGTTCTGCTATGGTGTGAAACTTGAACTTACAGCCTCAAATGTTGTGTATCTGCGTTATGCTTCTGAACAACTTGAAATGACTGAGGAATATGGGGAGGGAAATCTAAGTACACAGACCGAGACATTTTTAAATCAAGTTGTCCTTCGTAATTGGAAAGACTCTCTAAAGGCACTGCAAACATGTGATGATATTTCCTGTGCTGAAGAACATCATGTTACCAAGAGGTGCATTGAGTCACTAACCACAAAGGCTTGTACTGACCCAAATCTCTTTGGATGGCCAATGATGGAGCATGGACCCATGCAGAGCCCTGGCGGAAGTGTCATGTGGAATGGGATAAGCACAGGAGCTAGACCAAAACATTCAAGTTCAGATTGGTGGTATGAGGATGTATCGACTTTAAGTTTACCACTGTATAAGAGGTTGATTTCCACCATGGAATCTCACGGAATCAGACTGGAGATTCTTGCTGGATCCATTGCCCTCTATGCAAAAAAGTACCTACCTGGGCTGAATCGGCATCAAGGTGCCAATGAATCTACCTCCCGTTTGATGCCTGTGACTTTGGGGGCTCCGCCAGAAGAGCAGAAGGTTTTACTGGAAGAGATTGATGAATTACTTCCAGTGCAAAAGGGTCTAGTTCCAACCAAGTTTTTGTTTGGTCTTCTCCGGACAGCCATGATTCTAAAAGCAAACCCCTCCTGTTTGGCAAACTTGGAAAAGAGAATTGGGATGCAACTTGATGAAGCAACACTTGAAGATCTTTTGATGCCCAATTTCTCTCATTCCATGGAGACCCTTTACAATTTTGACTGTGTGCAGCGGATTCTTGAGCACTTCCTTGCCATGGACCAAATTACAGGTGGATCTTCTCCATGTTCAGTTGATGACAGGCAGTTGATTGGATCACCATCATTGACACCAATCACAACGGTAGCCAAGCTGATTGATGGGTACCTTGTAGAGGTTGCCCCTGATGTTAATTTGAAGCTCCCCAAGTTTCAAGCTCTTGCTGCTGCTGTTCCTGAGTATGCGAGGCCTTTAGATGATGGTCTTTACCGTGCAATAGACATTTATCTGAAG TCACACCCATGGTTGGCAGAGTCTGACAGAGAACAGCTCTGCAGGTTGATTGATTGCCAAAAGCTCTCCTTGGAAGCTTGTACTCATGCTGCACAGAATGAGAGGCTTCCCCTAAGAATAATAGTCCAAGTCCTCTTCTTCGAGCAGCTTCAGCTGAGGACTTCCATTGCTGGCTGCTTTCTGGTTTCTGATAATCTTGATGGATCAAGACAGTTGAGAAGTGGCCTTGCTGGGTCTACTGAGTGTGGCTGGACAACAGCTGTCAGAGAGAATCAAGTTTTGAAGGTGGGAATGGATAACATGAGAATGCGGGTTTCTGAGCTTGAGAAGGAGTGTTCAAGCATGAGACATGAGATTGAGAAATTGAGTGGCACCAAGGGTTCTAGCACTTGGGGAAATGTGTCTAAAAAACTTGGATTT